The genomic window GCAACCTGCTTACCGCGCTGGCGGGTTCCACACAGGTCAATCCCACCTTCTGGGTCGATCCGCGCACCGGCATCAGCTACAGCATTGCCACACAAGCGCCGCAATACCGCATCGATACCTTGCAGGAACTGAAGAATCTGCCCATCACCAGCACCAGCAGCGTTGCCAGCAGCAGCTCGAGCGGTGGCGCGGCAAGCCAGATCCTGGAAAACCTGGCGAGCTTCTCGCGCAGCGATGGGCCAGCTGTGATGACGCATTACAGCACGCGTCCCACCATGGACTTGTTCGGCTCCGTCGATAAGACGGATCTGGGCAGTGTCGCGCGCGACGTGCAGAAGATCGTGGATGAACATTCCAAACATCTCCCGCGCGACGTGAATATCGACATCCGCGGTCAGGTTCAGACCATGCAAGCGTCCTACAAGGGATTGCTGGGTGGTTTGCTGTTCGCGATCCTGCTGGTGTATCTGCTGATCGTCGTGAACTTCCAGAGCTGGCTGGATCCGCTGATCATCATTGCGGCCCTGCCGGCAGCACTGGCCGGACTGGTGTGGATGCTGTTCCTCACCGGCACGCCGCTGTCGGTGCCGGCACTGATGGGCGCGATCATGTGTATGGGCGTGGCCACGGCCAACTCGATTCTGGTGATCAGCTTCGCACGTGAACGGCTGGCGCATCATGACGATCCGGTTCGCGCTGCGATCGAGGCCGGCTTCCAGCGTTTCCGTCCCGTGTTGATGACCGCACTCGCCATGATCATCGGTATGGTGCCCATGGCGCTTGGCCTCGGCGAAGGCGGCGAGCAGAACGCGCCGCTGGGCCGCGCCGTGATCGGTGGCCTGCTGCTGGCGACCGCTGCCACTCTGTTCTTCGTACCTACCTTCTTCAGCTTGATGCATCGCAGCCACAAGGCTGACCGTCATGCAGCGACCGCGTGAGAGCACGAACATGTCCAGTGCAAATGTTTCGCATCGTCCCGGCCAACCTTCACATGGCGCGCGGCTCGTCCTGATCGGTCTTGGGGTGGTGCTGATCGGGCTGGCCGCATTCGGTATCGTCAGGCGCTTGCATGCCCGCCACGATCTGACCGAGGAAACCGATCGCAACGCCGTAGCCACCGTGGCCACGATGATGCCCAAGCCAGCGCCCAAGGACCAGGCGCTCACCCTGCCCGGCACGGTTGCGTCCTGGCAGGACGCGCAGATCTATGCGCGCACGACCGGCTACGTCGCCAAGTGGTACGTCGATATCGGCGCCCGCGTAAAGAAAAGCCAGAAACTGGCCGATCTGGACACGCCTGATGTCGATAACCAACTGCTGCAGGGCAAGGCCCAAATGCGCACCGACATCGCCAACATGAACTTCGCCAAGATCACGGCGGACCGTTACGACAAGCTCGTCAAACAGGGCTTGGTCGCGGCGCAAACCGGCGACCAGTACGACGCGCAATACAAGGCCGATGTCGCGACCGTCGAAGCGGACGAGGCCAATGTTGCGCATCTTCAGAATCTGGAAGATTTCAAATACATCGTCGCGCCGTTCGATGGCGTGATCACGCAGCGCAATCTGGACATCGGTGCGTTGGTGGACGCAGGCTCCACCGGAGCCAACATGTTTGTGATTGCCGATACCAGCAAGCTGCGTGTATATGTGGATGTGCCGGAAACCTACGCAGCCAGCATAAAGGTCGGCATGCCTGCAGAAGTGGGCCTCAATACATATGGCGCCAAACCCATCACCGGCACGGTCGCTCGCACTGCCGATGCACTTGATCCGAACACGCGCACGTTGCGTACGGAAATCGATGTAGACAACAGTGCACAGGAAATGGTCCCGGGCGTTTATGCC from Dyella caseinilytica includes these protein-coding regions:
- a CDS encoding efflux RND transporter periplasmic adaptor subunit, with translation MSSANVSHRPGQPSHGARLVLIGLGVVLIGLAAFGIVRRLHARHDLTEETDRNAVATVATMMPKPAPKDQALTLPGTVASWQDAQIYARTTGYVAKWYVDIGARVKKSQKLADLDTPDVDNQLLQGKAQMRTDIANMNFAKITADRYDKLVKQGLVAAQTGDQYDAQYKADVATVEADEANVAHLQNLEDFKYIVAPFDGVITQRNLDIGALVDAGSTGANMFVIADTSKLRVYVDVPETYAASIKVGMPAEVGLNTYGAKPITGTVARTADALDPNTRTLRTEIDVDNSAQEMVPGVYANVKLAVSTTTKNYIVPANTLLFRSEGLRVALVDDTQHIHLQPVTLGRDFGNTVEVIEGLADQDRIVINPPDSLSEGQQVSIAELTQAQKQRLQ